The DNA sequence AGAAGAAGGAGTCGAATGCCCCGGACCGCTGCAGCGCGTTCGTGGCGACGGGCTCGATGACCAAGGATGGCAAGATTGTCATCGGTCACAACAACTGGTCGGGCTATCTGGAAGGCGCGCGTTGGAACATCATGTTTGACATCCGCCCGTCGCAGGGCCACCGGATCCTGATGGATGGCTTCCCTGGCTTCATTCACAGTGGTGACGACTTCGGCATCAACTCGGCCGGCATCGTGATTACCGAGACCACCATCACCCAGTTCCGCGGGTTCGATACGAACGGGATTCCCGAGTTTGTGCGCGGCCGCAAGGCAATGCAGTACTCGTCGAGCATCGACGATTTCAATCGCATTATGCGGGCTGGAAACAATGGTGGCTATGCGAACACTTGGCTTGTCGCGGATCTGAACAAGAACGAGATCGGGCGGCTGGAACTGGGCCTCAAGCACGTCACCTTGGATCGCAAGAAGGACGGCTACTTCGTGGGCGCGAACTTCCCCATCGATCCAGCCCTGACGGCGGAAGAGACGGACTTCCCGGCGCAGAACCAGTCTGTCAGCGCGAATGCGCGGCGCACGCGGTGGGAAGAGCTGATGGCGGAGTATAAGGGCAAGGTGGATGTGGCGAGCGGGAAGTCGTTCCTGTCCGACCACTATGATGCCTATGCCAAGCAAGCGAATTCGCCGAACGAGCGCACGCTGTGCGGGCATGTCGACTTGTCGGCGCGCGGCTTGAAGCCCTGGCAGGAAGAGCACGGCCCGGCGGGCGCGGTGCAGGCGAAGATCACCGACGCCACGATGGCGCGGCAGATGACGATGGAAGCAGCGATGGGCCACCCCTGCGGGATCGGCTTCAAGGCGGCCGAGCACCTGAAGAAGAATCCGGAGTTCGCCTGGATGAAGCCGCTGCTGAAGGATCTGCCATCACATCCCTGGGCGCGGTTCGAGGCGGCGCGCTAGGGCCTGGCGAGTTCCAGAGTGTGGACGCCCTGTTGATCGCAGGCAGGGTTGAGCAGGTAAGACGCGACCAGCCAGTAGAGCGCGATGACGGGGATCAGCATGAAGGCTCCGTCGACGGCGCAAACCACCATATAGACCGTGAGGGAGATCAGAGCAGCCCGGCGCAGCGGGCCCAGCGCGCCCAATCCTTCCGCGGTGAGGCAGGCGGCCACGGGTGCGGTGAGCCAGGCGATGAAGGCCAGGAGTCCGGCCAGGCCGAAGTTCTGCAGGAAGCTGGTGTAGGTCAACTCGCTTATGCCAAGGAACGGCATTTCCGGGCCGAAGAGGCTGAACTCCACGTTGGGCAGCGCCTCGAG is a window from the uncultured Paludibaculum sp. genome containing:
- a CDS encoding C45 family peptidase — translated: MKIRACLSVVLLIASAASLMSWQPKADPRLAGAFRGPEKEGWIPVRLQGTPSEIGFQHGYLLSAEIDDALKVTRLSLTHDSGHDWNFYRTAAEKVFWPHIEIEYRQELQGIADGLKAKGVKADLYDVVVLNANIEMSYYTGVLDKKKESNAPDRCSAFVATGSMTKDGKIVIGHNNWSGYLEGARWNIMFDIRPSQGHRILMDGFPGFIHSGDDFGINSAGIVITETTITQFRGFDTNGIPEFVRGRKAMQYSSSIDDFNRIMRAGNNGGYANTWLVADLNKNEIGRLELGLKHVTLDRKKDGYFVGANFPIDPALTAEETDFPAQNQSVSANARRTRWEELMAEYKGKVDVASGKSFLSDHYDAYAKQANSPNERTLCGHVDLSARGLKPWQEEHGPAGAVQAKITDATMARQMTMEAAMGHPCGIGFKAAEHLKKNPEFAWMKPLLKDLPSHPWARFEAAR